The sequence below is a genomic window from Microvirga mediterraneensis.
TCATAGCCCAGGATGAACTCGCCGGCCTTGATCGGACGTTCCTCGCCGGGAATGGGATCGACGCCGCTGCCTTCGACCGTGGGTTGCGAGATCGAGTCCCGGAAACCGAAGGGGTTCTTGGCACCATCCGGCGCACCGAAACGATGCTCGCCTAGCAGCGTCACGCCGGTGCTCTGGTCGAGCTCGGCGCGCGCCGTCGTCAGCGCCTTGTCGAGGGCTAAGTCGTCCACGGCGTAGATGGTTAGCGCCAGATGGCAGTTACCCGGCTTGAAAACGTCTTCCCAATGCTCTGGCGCGTTCGGGCCGAAATCGCGCAACTGTTCGCGCCGTGCGGCCATGCCCTGCTGGAAGGGGAGAGGAAAGGTCTTGAGTTGGTCATCGGGGACGCCGAGCGCCTTGAGGCCTTCGAAGCTCAACGCCGCGCCGATCCAGAAATCGAGATCCTCGCTCCAATTGTCGGCTGACGCGATATGCGGCGCAAGGCGGCCGAGCAGATCCCGCGCGCCGTCGGCCTCGTCGAAGTGGAGCATCGCATGGACGCCGACATAGGGCTCGGGCCGGCTGCGCAGGATCAGCGCCTGGATGTCATGAAGTTCGAGCGTGACGCTGTCGCGGCGGAAGCGCTCTTTCATTTTCTGCAGGATCGCCATCGCTTCAGCCCACCTTGTCGAGAAATTCGTCGACGGCGCGCTCCATGCGCTGTAGGCGCCGGACATCCACCACGGTTACCTGGGGATTGGCGACGAACCAGCCCGCCGCAGTGATCTGGTGTGAAGCAATAAAATCCTTGACCTTGGGGCTGGCGATACCCGGCCATCCCTCAACCGAACTGAAAATGAGATCCATAAGGTCAGGGATCTTGGTCGCAAAATCGTTGATGTAGGTATCCCAATCGCCATCATAGGTCGTGGCAAAGAGGATGCGCGTGTCATTATCAAAGAAGACAAAGCGCATGTCGTGCAACGTGCCGACCTTCTGCGCGCCGTCGAAGTTGCCGCTGACCAGCCCAAAGATGCGCCGCAGCCGGTCCGCGCCACCCGGCTTCAGGGCGGCAATAGCGGTCAGTTCGGAGACGTTGCCCGACTGCGCGCCGACGCGGCCAGCGGAGCCCGCCGTACCCTTGAGATCGGGATTATGTTTGGTGACCATCTGCTCGAGGGCGAGCTTGGCAAGTTGCGGCGCATCGCCGACAACCTCCTCGATCCTGCGCCGGATGGCCTGAAGGCGGGTTTCGTCGATCTGAGGGATTTCTTCGGTATCGGCCATGGCAGGCCTCCTTTCTCGAAATTTGGCGGGTTCGCGCAGGCTCAGTCCGGAATGGCGGCGATGCTGGTCGGCTCGACCCGCGGCTGGGCGTTCATCTCGTGGCGATATCGCGTGGAACGCTCATAGGCGGCGATCCGCACGCGCATGATCGAGCCTAGCGGCTGATGCTCGCGAATGCCGTGCCAAGGGTTGAAGGACAGGACGTCGTCGCCATAGACGCGGCGCGCGGGCGAATAGGCGTCCTGGGGCGGAATGCACAGCGTTGCGATCGGCTGGTGCGGCGACAGGTCCTCCGGCCAGAGCACGGCCGCGTCCTCGACCGGCATCTTCTCGAGATCGGCACAGAGCTGTGCCCGGAGTTGATACTCGGCTCCATGCTCGCGAAAATGCTCGACCACCAGGTCGCGCATCGTGGAATCCTCGACGGCTCCGACATTCTGTCCCGCGAGCGCCCGCACATTCTCGGACAGGGGCGCCGCGCTGATCTTGGCAATGTAGTCGCCAAAGCGGATCGCCGCCATCGAGTGGTAGGTCTCACCCAGGAGATGAACATTGTCTCGGGCGAGGCCCCGCAGTGTCGCGCCCGGCTCGACGCCGACCGCCTCGACCGCCGCCTCGACGCCGCGCGCAACGCCGGCCATGGCGCGCTGAAGGAAGGCCGGATTCTGCGCATTCTTTTCGAGGAGACCGATGAGTTGGCGGTACTTGCCGATCGTTCCGAAGCTCAGGAC
It includes:
- a CDS encoding catalase family protein, which produces MAETYISYSPDVEIVGDDEDRLTAEILEVMASTNRRAFERHRHAVRDAHAKSHGFLKGELIVPELPAHLRQGLFGRPATYPVIIRLSSAPGDIHSDVIPAPRGMAIKVLGVKGERLLPADDGRNQDFLLVNIPVLSFGTIGKYRQLIGLLEKNAQNPAFLQRAMAGVARGVEAAVEAVGVEPGATLRGLARDNVHLLGETYHSMAAIRFGDYIAKISAAPLSENVRALAGQNVGAVEDSTMRDLVVEHFREHGAEYQLRAQLCADLEKMPVEDAAVLWPEDLSPHQPIATLCIPPQDAYSPARRVYGDDVLSFNPWHGIREHQPLGSIMRVRIAAYERSTRYRHEMNAQPRVEPTSIAAIPD